A single window of Nicotiana sylvestris chromosome 5, ASM39365v2, whole genome shotgun sequence DNA harbors:
- the LOC138868348 gene encoding uncharacterized mitochondrial protein AtMg00810-like, with protein sequence MDVRNAFVNGDLIEEQSHYDYSLFTKKAGNNIVITLRKYALEQISDSGLSGTKSAGTPLEMNQKLASVEYDSCFNIDIPHSDEALKNPGVYQRQVGRLLYLTMARPDISFVVHVLSQYMNCPKSCHMEATLRVVRHIKEAPGLGLLMPAELSSKLRCLL encoded by the exons ATGGATGTTCGTAATGCTTTTGTCAATGGAGATCTCATTGAGGAA CAAAGCCATTATGACTATTCTTTGTTTACAAAAAAGGCTGGGAATAATATAGTAATCACACTG AGGAAATATGCACTAGAGCAAATATCTGACTCAGGTCTAAGTGGTACAAAGTCAGCTGGAACACCTTTAGAGATGAATCAGAAGCTTGCATCAGTAGAATATGATAGTTGTTTCAATATTGACATTCCTCACTCAGATGAAGCTCTCAAGAATCCTGGTGTTTACCAAAGACAAGTTGGTAGACTATTGTATCTTACTATGGCAAGGCCTGACATTTCTTTTGTAGTTCACGTTCTCAGTCAATACATGAACTGCCCTAAAAGCTGTCATATGGAGGCAACACTGAGGGTGGTGAGGCATATAAAAGAGGCACCAGGTTTAGGACTACTAATGCCTGCAGAATTATCAAGTAAGCTAAGATGCTTATTGTGA
- the LOC138868349 gene encoding uncharacterized protein yields MVVVWGESSDEKSDDEDGDEQALMAIGESDEESEVSVIHLKDKIKFLSKERLSELLLDFIDEYEVLNNEKEQLSKECVILKAKCKNLELRASESDSKNAELKNQVHELDTTILELRSENLKLKLETSKKKANHTQLTLEENLGKMKDELYKIDEQIRVLKEDLSKVKHELERTYKWNRYSDALSWLYEHHSSNKRGLGYGTPAPKWDPKSPSREQPNMGKRVNNIYIVDLSTHLENELACLSVLDNDPLIRHKRLGHASLSQLNKQGPDEAFDMFASFVRKSQKQLVNQLASIRKFSDNKEELEPKAVYKSEMKPSHKVLFEFVIKCVLPRQERRHIANFMDLVLMECLDSGKHIRLPKFIIQLLDRIINGTKSHVIPYGFILTAVLEHFKVPLKKWEVATNNDYFRAKTLIVCDFEVHATPNEPSSSKKAPVNSKVRALVQESGAKDAEIARLKTRLAEVESERDALRTELAREKEKNVGILQDMLELLQAKNQVPSSSKP; encoded by the exons ATGGTTGTTGTttggggagaaagctcagatgaaaaatcagatgatgaagatggagatgaacaagcacttatggccattggagaatctgATGAGGAATCTGAGGTAAGTGTAATTCATCTAAaggacaagattaaatttttgtctaaagaaaggctatctgagttactcctagatttcattgatgaatATGAGGTTctaaacaatgaaaaggaacaactgtctaaggagtgtgtgattttgaaagctaagtgcaaaaatctggaacttagggctagtgaaagtgatagtaaaaatgctgagttaaagaaccaggttcatgaACTTGACACAACTATTCTagagcttagatctgaaaatctaaaactgaaattagaaacaagtaaaaagaaagctaatcacacacaactcactttagaagaaaacctaggaaaaatgaaagatgagttgtacaaaatagatgagcagataagagtcctaaaggAGGATCTAAGCAAGGTCAAGCATGAGCTAGAAAGAACCTATAAATGGAATAGGTACtccgatgcactttcatggctatatgaacaccatagtagcaataagagaggacttggttatgggacccctgcacctaagtgggatcccaaaa gtccaagtagggagcaaccaaatatg ggaaaaagagtaaacaatatatacattgtaGATCTGTCCACACATTTAGAAAATGAACTcgcttgcttaagtgtgttggacaatgatcccctcattcggcacaagagacttggacatgcaagtctgAGTCAACTCAACAAACAAGGACCTG atgaagcatttgacatgtttgcttcttttgttagaaaatcTCAGAAACAACTAgttaatcaacttgcatcaattag AAAGTTCAGTGACAATAAGGAGGAACTGGAGCCCAAGGCTGTGTACAAGAGTGAGATGAAGCCATCCCACAAAGTGCTATTTGAATTTGTCATCAAATGCGTTCTGCCAAGGCAGGAAAGGAGGCACATTGCAAACTTCATGGATTTAGTACTGATGGAGTGTTTGGATAGTGGGAAGCATATTAGGTTGCCTAAATTTATAATTCAGCTTCTTGATAGAATTATCAATGGCACCAAGTCTCATGTCATTCCCTATGGCTTCATTCTCACAGCTGTGCTTGAACATTTTAAGGTGCCTCTGAAGAAGTGGGAAGTGGCTACAAACAATGATTACTTTAGGGCAAAAACTCTAATTGTTTGTGACTTTGAGGTCCATGCCACTCCTAatgaacctagttcatccaaGAAGGCACCTGTCAATAGCAAGGTCAGAGCCTTGGTGCAGGAGAGTGGGGcaaaggatgctgagatagcaAGGTTGAAGACACGGTTGGCTGAGGTAGAGtctgagagagatgctctcagaactgaacTGGCAagggaaaaggagaagaatgttGGAATTCTTCAAGACATGCTGGAACTTCTCCAAGCCAAAAACCAAGTCCCTAGCTCTTCCAAGCCTTAA